In one Suricata suricatta isolate VVHF042 chromosome 9, meerkat_22Aug2017_6uvM2_HiC, whole genome shotgun sequence genomic region, the following are encoded:
- the PSMA4 gene encoding proteasome subunit alpha type-4: MSRRYDSRTTIFSPEGRLYQVEYAMEAIGHAGTCLGILANDGVLLAAERRNIHKLLDEVFFSEKIYKLNEDMACSVAGITSDANVLTNELRLIAQRYLLQYQEPIPCEQLVTALCDIKQAYTQFGGKRPFGVSLLYIGWDKHYGFQLYQSDPSGNYGGWKATCIGNNSAAAVSMLKQDYKEGEMTLKSALALAIKVLNKTMDVSKLSAEKVEIAALTRENGKTVIRVLKQKEVEQLIKNHEEEEAKAEREKKEKEQKEKDK; encoded by the exons ATG TCTCGAAGATATGATTCCCGGACCACTATATTCTCTCCGGAAG GTCGCTTGTACCAAGTGGAGTATGCCATGGAGGCTATTGGGCACGCAGGCACCTGCCTGGGAATTTTAGCCAACGATGGGGTTTTGCTTGCCGCAGAGAGACGCAACATCCACAAGCTTCTGGATGAAGtctttttctctgagaaaatTTACAAGCTGAATGA GGACATGGCTTGCAGTGTGGCAGGCATAACTTCTGACGCTAATGTTCTGACCAACGAACTGAGGCTCATTGCGCAGAG GTACTTGTTACAGTATCAGGAGCCCATTCCTTGTGAGCAGTTGGTCACAGCACTGTGTGATATCAAGCAAGCTTACACACAGTTTGGAG GAAAGCGTCCCTTCGGCGTGTCCTTGCTCTACATCGGCTGGGACAAGCACTACGGCTTTCAGCTCTACCAGAGTGACCCCAGCGGCAATTACGGAGGGTGGAAAGCCACGTGCATCGGCAATAATAGTGCC GCAGCTGTGTCAATGTTAAAACAAGACTACAAAGAAGGAGAAATGACTTTGAAGTCAGCACTTGCTTTAGCTATCAAAGTCCTAAATAAGACCATGGATGTGAGTAAACTCTCTGCTGAAAAAG TGGAAATCGCCGCCCTAACAAGAGAGAACGGGAAGACGGTCATCAGAGTCCTCAAACAGAAAGAGGTGGAGCAGCTGATCAAAAACCACGAAGAAGAAGAGGCTAAAGCGGAGcgtgagaagaaggaaaaagaacagaaagagaaggacaaatag